GCAGTAATGTATGCCTGCTGTGGTATCTCACCCTTTTGCGCATGAGAGTTAAAATCACAGTAAGGGCACTTCTGCACACACCATGGTATATGAATGTAGAGACTAAGCGGCGGCGGCGTTATCGCAGAGAGAGTGGACATGAGTTATAGACCTTGCGCCTTGATAGTAGCGAATAACTCCTTCAACGCCTTACCACGGTGAGACAGCTGCTTTTTGCGCACTGGTTCAAGCTCTGCAGATGCACAGTTTTCTTCAGGGACAAAAAAGATTGGATCATAACCAAAGCCATTTTCACCACTCGCCTCAGCTAAGATGCGCCCTTCCCACTTTCCATGACAAACAATCGGAGTAGGATCGGCGGCGTGTCGCATCAATACCAACACACAATGGAAACGTGCTGTTCTTTGCTCTTCAGGGACGCCTTGCATCTCGCTCAGTACTTTCTCTAGGTTGAGCTTATCTGTCGCCCCTTCACCATAGTAACGAGCAGAGTAAATACCAGGCGCACCTTTTAGGTAATCAATCTCTAGACCAGAATCGTCGGCAATGGCTGCAAGACCCGTTTCCTGAGCAGCATGGCGCGCCTTAATAATGGCGTTTTCGATAAACGTAGTACCCGTTTCTTCAACGTCAGAAACCTGATACTCACTTTGAGCGTAAACCTCAAAACCAAAATCAGACAGCAAGTCAGCCATCTCTTTTACTTTGCCTTGGTTTCCTGTCGCTAGGACGATTTTTTTGTTCATGGGTATGTCTCGAGATTATTGTTCAACATAGAGTTTCTGGCTAAAGGAAATAGGACCACGCCCTTTGTTTCCTGCGTCGATATCAATCGTGAACTTGTAGGTATCTTCATTCACGATAGGAAATTGTGCGAGGTAGTATATCGCATCTCCCTCTTTAATTTCCTTAAACTCGAGCGTTCTCGTTTGACCAATGAGGTTTTTTGCAGAACCTTCAATCCCAACCGCCATTGCAGGCTTGCCAGCACTTGCTCTATCTAGCACACTCACATTCACCGTAGCGGTAAATTCATTTCGCTTGAGACCATAGCTGCGAGCAATTTGCGGAGTCATGAAGGTTGAGTTAAACACCACATAGTGCACCTCAGCATCCTTGATGGTTTTAAACTGTCCAGCTTGTGCTAGACCACTCGCGAGTATTGCAAAGATGAATAACAACGATTTTTTCATCCTATCTCTCCTTGTAAAAAGCCCTCATAAGAGGGCTTGGAATTCGTTCGGGATCTGAGTTGGCGCGACAATCCGCAATTGCTTATGCCGTCCCAATTCCCCCTTCTCTATCACTACCTGACCTTTCGCTACTTTAAACTGCTTCGCCAAGTATTTGCTCAGGTGGGCGTTCGCCTTGCCATCGACAGGAGGGGCAGTAATCGCAACTTTAAACTCATCGCCATGCTCCCCCACCAATTTGTCTCGGCTTGCTTTAGGCTGTACGTAGATACGCAGGATAAGATCGTCACCGACCCTAACAACCGCTGGCATTATAGTCGGTACCAGATTGGACCAATCAAATCACCCATCAGGAAGTTAGCAAACTGCAGCAAGATAAACAGTACTAACACACTGAGGTCAAATCCGCCCATCGCTGGAATAATGCGGCGAATTGGTGCCAACATAGGCTCAGTTAGTTGATGGAACACATACTCGATTGGGCTACGACCTTGGCTAACCCAGCTCAGGATAGCGCGGATCAAAAGCACCCAGAACAATAGACCGCCAGCAGCTTTTAGTAACGACAAGCCACCCCAAATAAAGAAGCCTGCATCTAGGCTAATGTTGCCACCCGACGAAACCAGAACCAACGCGACAAACTTACCCACGCTGAGTAGATAAGCAAATAGAACCGTTGCCATATCGATACTGCCGATCGATGGAATAACACGGCGCAGCGGCGCTACCACTGGCTGGGTCGCTTTGACGATAAATTGAGAGAATGGGTTGTAAAAATCAGCGCGAGCGGCTTGCAGCCAGATACGCAAAATAACGACCATGATATAGAGATCAAACAAGGTCGAGACTAAAAAACTCATTGAATTCATATAAAGCCCTTACGAATTATCATTATTGGGATTAGAACAGTTTTTCCATTTCTTCTGCACGCGATACTGCCGCCTGCATCGCTTTGGCTACAATGCCACGAATATCACTTTCTTCAAAGGTGCGCACGGCTTCTGCTGTGGTCCCACCTTTAGAGGTAACCTGCTGACGAAGCGTCGCAAGATCCGTTTCAGGGTTCTCAACAACCATAGTGGCGGCACCCAACGCCGTTTGCTGAACCAGCATACGAGCCGTCTCGGAATCAAAACCACTCTCTATCGCCTGCTGTTGAATCGCTTCCATAAACAAGAAGAAGTAGGCTGGCGCACTGCCTGCTGCTGCTATCACATCGTTAATACCGGATTCTTGTTCGACCCAGCATACCTCGCCAACAGCTTGCATTAAATCACCCGCAAACTGCTTATCGGTTTGTGGCGTTACAGAAGAAGCAAAAAGACCACTCATACCCTTACCAACCAGCGATGGCGTGTTTGGCATCACTCGAATCAGATTTAGCTCGCAGCCAAACATCTGCTGCATCCTTGCTACGTTGATGCCCGCAGCAATAGAGATCACTAACTTACCACTAAAATCGATGCCTTGAAGCGGTTTTGCGACCTCTTCCATCAACTGAGGCTTCACTGCCATAACGATAACGTCAGCCTGCTCCGCAGCGGCAACATTATCTGTGGTTACCTGCACACCAAAATCTTGCTGCATTGCAGTGAGCTTTGCTTCGCTGCGATTGGTCGCAGTAATAGAACTAGGCTCGTAGCCACTCGCGACGAGTCCAGCCACAATTGAGCGCGTCATATTACCCGCGCCAATAAACGCGACTTTTCTTTGTTCCATGAATCTGTTCCTAAATGAAAGCTTGTGAGCGGCGCTAACTAAGCTTTGTTACTGTAATCTCTTGCGCCAAATATAGCGGTACCAATACGAACTATGGTACTTCCCGCTTCAATCGCAGCTTCCATGTCGCCACTCATGCCCATCGACAGAGTATCAACACTTGGGTATTTCTGTGCCAATTTCTCTTTAACTTCAGCAAGCCCCTTAAACGCAGCTAACTGTGACTCGTAGTCGCTGACATTTTCCGGAATTGACATCACTCCTCTTAACGTGAGGTTTGGCAGCTCAGATATCAACTGCGCAAGTTCAAAGACTTGCTCATCATTGACTCCAGACTTACTGGTTTCACCACTTGTGTTCACCTGAATGAGCACTTGTATCGGCGACATATTTTCCGGTCTTTGATCACTTAAGCGCTGAGCAATTTTAGCTCTATCAATGGTATGAACCCAGTCAAAATGCTCCGCAACTGGGCGGGTTTTATTGGATTGAATCGGACCGATAAAGTGCCATTCGATATCGAGATCAGAGTGTTGTTCTCTGAACAGCGCTACCTTAGACACACCTTCTTGCACATAGTTTTCACCAAACATACGCTGCCCAGATTGGCACGCTTCTAAGATGGCTTCCACAGGCTTGGTTTTGCTTACCGCGAGCAATTGCACCTCACCTTGCACTCTCCCGCATTTTTGCTCCGTAGCCGCAATTTGCGAGTTGATAATTTGTATATTGTTCTGAATGCTAGTCATAGATATAAAGTCAAAAGGAAAATGAATGGATATCACCGAGTTACTAGACTTCAGTGTAAAGCATAATGCATCAGATCTACACCTTTCTGCTGGGGTTTCCCCCATGGTTAGAATTGAT
This window of the Vibrio maritimus genome carries:
- the yggU gene encoding DUF167 family protein YggU, which produces MPAVVRVGDDLILRIYVQPKASRDKLVGEHGDEFKVAITAPPVDGKANAHLSKYLAKQFKVAKGQVVIEKGELGRHKQLRIVAPTQIPNEFQALL
- a CDS encoding YggS family pyridoxal phosphate-dependent enzyme encodes the protein MTSIQNNIQIINSQIAATEQKCGRVQGEVQLLAVSKTKPVEAILEACQSGQRMFGENYVQEGVSKVALFREQHSDLDIEWHFIGPIQSNKTRPVAEHFDWVHTIDRAKIAQRLSDQRPENMSPIQVLIQVNTSGETSKSGVNDEQVFELAQLISELPNLTLRGVMSIPENVSDYESQLAAFKGLAEVKEKLAQKYPSVDTLSMGMSGDMEAAIEAGSTIVRIGTAIFGARDYSNKA
- a CDS encoding DUF4426 domain-containing protein, which encodes MKKSLLFIFAILASGLAQAGQFKTIKDAEVHYVVFNSTFMTPQIARSYGLKRNEFTATVNVSVLDRASAGKPAMAVGIEGSAKNLIGQTRTLEFKEIKEGDAIYYLAQFPIVNEDTYKFTIDIDAGNKGRGPISFSQKLYVEQ
- a CDS encoding XTP/dITP diphosphatase: MNKKIVLATGNQGKVKEMADLLSDFGFEVYAQSEYQVSDVEETGTTFIENAIIKARHAAQETGLAAIADDSGLEIDYLKGAPGIYSARYYGEGATDKLNLEKVLSEMQGVPEEQRTARFHCVLVLMRHAADPTPIVCHGKWEGRILAEASGENGFGYDPIFFVPEENCASAELEPVRKKQLSHRGKALKELFATIKAQGL
- a CDS encoding YggT family protein, whose protein sequence is MNSMSFLVSTLFDLYIMVVILRIWLQAARADFYNPFSQFIVKATQPVVAPLRRVIPSIGSIDMATVLFAYLLSVGKFVALVLVSSGGNISLDAGFFIWGGLSLLKAAGGLLFWVLLIRAILSWVSQGRSPIEYVFHQLTEPMLAPIRRIIPAMGGFDLSVLVLFILLQFANFLMGDLIGPIWYRL
- the proC gene encoding pyrroline-5-carboxylate reductase; the protein is MEQRKVAFIGAGNMTRSIVAGLVASGYEPSSITATNRSEAKLTAMQQDFGVQVTTDNVAAAEQADVIVMAVKPQLMEEVAKPLQGIDFSGKLVISIAAGINVARMQQMFGCELNLIRVMPNTPSLVGKGMSGLFASSVTPQTDKQFAGDLMQAVGEVCWVEQESGINDVIAAAGSAPAYFFLFMEAIQQQAIESGFDSETARMLVQQTALGAATMVVENPETDLATLRQQVTSKGGTTAEAVRTFEESDIRGIVAKAMQAAVSRAEEMEKLF